A single uncultured Acetobacterium sp. DNA region contains:
- the kdpC gene encoding K(+)-transporting ATPase subunit C, whose product MKKIAKELRPALVCFLGITILCGIVYPLLVTGIAQMAFPNQANGSIITITEANGTKADVGSALLGQEFTSPEYLIGRPMGVTNLAPFSEKQAALVQERINWWHALDPNNAKAIPMDLVTASGSGVDPNISPEAAEYQVTRIANARGLSQDEVRAVISKYTTGRFMNFWGESGVNVLKVNLALDGLI is encoded by the coding sequence ATGAAAAAAATTGCAAAAGAGCTAAGACCAGCATTGGTGTGTTTTTTAGGAATAACGATATTGTGTGGGATTGTCTATCCGTTATTGGTAACTGGGATTGCACAAATGGCATTCCCAAATCAGGCAAATGGTAGTATTATTACTATAACAGAAGCAAATGGGACAAAAGCCGATGTGGGGTCGGCATTGCTCGGACAGGAATTTACAAGTCCGGAATATTTGATCGGTAGACCCATGGGGGTAACGAATTTAGCGCCGTTTAGTGAAAAACAGGCCGCGCTGGTACAGGAACGGATCAATTGGTGGCATGCCCTTGATCCGAATAATGCCAAGGCGATTCCCATGGATCTGGTTACGGCATCCGGTAGTGGGGTTGATCCCAATATTTCACCGGAGGCAGCTGAATATCAGGTGACTCGCATTGCCAACGCCAGGGGACTCAGTCAGGATGAAGTGCGGGCCGTGATCAGCAAATACACGACCGGAAGATTCATGAATTTTTGGGGAGAATCAGGGGTTAATGTACTAAAGGTCAATTTAGCATTGGATGGATTGATTTGA
- the kdpB gene encoding potassium-transporting ATPase subunit KdpB, with protein MKENDLNKNIFIDAIQQSFVKLSPRVQIKNPVMFVVYIGAIMTTMLFFLNFAAIKDENAGYTLAIALILWFTVLFANFAESIAEGRGRAQADSLRSARKDVKAKKLKSAANVEDYTEIVSNLLKKGDIVYVKSGEQIPMDGDVIDGAASVDESAITGESAPVIRESGGDRSAVTGGTTLLSDWLVIRITAEAGESFLDKMIAMVEGASRKKTPNEIALQILLVTLTIIFLVVTATLLPFSSFASNQAGQGAAISITNVIALLVCLAPTTIGALLSSIGIAGMSRLNQANVLAMSGRAIEAAGDVDVLLLDKTGTITLGNRQASVFIPVTGVTEKELADAAQLSSLADETAEGRSIVVLAKERFDIRGRDLEKLDATFVAFTAKTRMSGIDYQGNEIRKGAAEAVKNLVLEKGGDYPEECNAIVMQVANDGGTPLVVVKNNLVLGVIYLKDIVKNGVKERFEDLRKMGIKTIMITGDNPMTAAAIAAEAGVDDFLAEATPEAKLILIRDYQAKGHLVAMTGDGTNDAPALAQADVAVAMNTGTQAAKEAGNMVDLDSNPTKLIDIVRIGKQLLMTRGSLTTFSVANDVAKYFAIIPVLFFGIYPQLMALNFMGLTSAKSAILSAIIYNALIIIALIPLALKGVKYHEMPAGKLLKRNMLIYGLGGLVAPFVAIKLIDIVLTVCGLA; from the coding sequence GTGAAAGAAAATGATTTAAATAAAAATATTTTCATCGATGCAATTCAGCAATCGTTTGTCAAATTGTCACCACGGGTTCAAATTAAAAATCCGGTGATGTTTGTGGTTTATATTGGGGCAATCATGACGACGATGCTCTTTTTTCTAAATTTTGCTGCAATAAAAGACGAGAATGCCGGTTACACCTTGGCGATTGCTTTAATTCTCTGGTTTACGGTGCTGTTTGCAAATTTTGCAGAATCGATAGCAGAAGGCAGGGGTCGGGCTCAGGCAGATAGTTTGCGCAGTGCGCGAAAAGATGTCAAAGCTAAAAAACTGAAATCAGCTGCCAATGTGGAAGATTATACCGAAATAGTATCAAATCTTTTGAAAAAGGGAGATATTGTTTATGTAAAATCAGGCGAGCAGATTCCGATGGACGGTGATGTCATTGATGGCGCTGCTTCGGTGGATGAAAGCGCGATTACCGGGGAATCAGCGCCGGTCATCCGCGAGTCTGGCGGCGATCGTAGTGCCGTCACAGGTGGAACCACGTTGCTATCGGATTGGCTTGTCATCCGAATAACCGCCGAAGCAGGAGAGAGCTTTCTGGATAAAATGATTGCAATGGTAGAGGGCGCCTCCCGAAAGAAAACCCCCAATGAGATTGCTCTGCAAATACTGCTGGTAACCCTCACCATTATTTTTCTGGTGGTAACCGCGACATTATTACCGTTTTCGAGCTTTGCCAGCAATCAGGCCGGTCAGGGGGCGGCAATTTCCATCACCAATGTGATCGCCCTGTTGGTATGCCTGGCACCCACTACCATCGGTGCGCTCTTGTCATCGATTGGGATTGCTGGGATGAGCCGCTTGAATCAGGCTAACGTGCTGGCGATGAGCGGTAGAGCCATTGAAGCAGCCGGTGATGTGGACGTGCTGCTGCTGGATAAAACCGGCACAATTACCCTTGGTAACCGCCAGGCAAGCGTCTTTATTCCGGTAACGGGAGTGACCGAGAAGGAACTGGCCGATGCGGCGCAACTGTCTTCACTGGCCGACGAAACCGCGGAGGGCCGCAGTATTGTTGTGCTGGCAAAAGAACGCTTTGATATCAGAGGAAGAGATCTTGAAAAGCTTGATGCAACCTTTGTCGCGTTTACCGCAAAAACGCGGATGAGTGGCATCGACTATCAGGGAAATGAGATTCGCAAAGGGGCGGCCGAAGCAGTAAAGAACTTAGTTCTCGAAAAAGGCGGGGACTACCCCGAAGAATGCAATGCGATTGTCATGCAAGTGGCAAATGATGGCGGAACACCCCTTGTGGTTGTAAAAAACAATCTCGTATTAGGGGTTATCTATCTTAAAGATATTGTCAAGAACGGTGTTAAGGAACGGTTTGAAGATTTGCGAAAAATGGGGATTAAGACCATTATGATCACGGGCGATAATCCGATGACCGCCGCCGCTATTGCCGCCGAAGCCGGAGTGGATGACTTTCTGGCAGAAGCGACGCCCGAAGCAAAATTGATACTGATTCGAGATTACCAAGCCAAAGGACATCTGGTAGCAATGACTGGTGATGGAACCAATGATGCCCCGGCCCTTGCCCAGGCAGATGTGGCAGTGGCCATGAATACCGGGACCCAGGCTGCCAAGGAAGCCGGAAATATGGTTGATCTGGATTCGAATCCAACTAAATTGATCGACATTGTTCGAATCGGAAAGCAGCTTTTGATGACCAGAGGATCATTAACAACCTTTAGCGTTGCCAATGACGTGGCAAAATACTTTGCGATTATTCCGGTTTTGTTTTTTGGTATTTATCCCCAATTGATGGCACTTAATTTTATGGGCCTGACCAGTGCAAAAAGCGCCATATTATCGGCGATCATCTATAATGCCTTAATCATCATCGCTTTAATTCCATTGGCATTAAAAGGTGTTAAGTATCATGAAATGCCAGCCGGAAAATTATTAAAAAGAAATATGCTGATTTATGGCTTGGGTGGTCTGGTGGCGCCTTTTGTGGCAATTAAGCTGATTGATATCGTGCTGACTGTCTGCGGTTTGGCGTGA
- the kdpA gene encoding potassium-transporting ATPase subunit KdpA produces MSFILIQDIIFLIVLVALSIPLGNYIYRVMSGQTVFLSRVINPIENGLYKLMGIVSEDEMSPKKYAVAVLIFSSIGFIFVFAIQMLQNILPLNPENFQPLSWDLAFNTAASFVSNTNWQAYSGELSLSYFTQAVGLGVQNFLSAATGIAVVFALTRGFTATKKTTIGSFWKDLIRMTLYVLIPLSLFLALILVSQGVVQSLGPYREISTLQDGLVQTVPLGQAASQIAIKQLGTNGGGFFGLNSAFPLENPTALSNLLQLLSILLIPASLCISFGKAVKDSKQGRAIYAAMLILFVISLTILTYSEHYLAPAFQGVMASGNMEGKEIIHGIGTSALWGTATTAASNGSVNAMLDSFTPLGGLILMFLMQLGEVVFGGVGSGLYGMVAFVILTVFIAGLMVGRTPEYLGKKIEPFDMKMVCLIVLVPPLVTLFGTAAAVMMPQAGTWLTNMGAHGFSEILYAFTSMGNNNGSAFGGFLANTLFTNVIGGIMMLFVRFIPLVAVIFLAGNLSNKKTVAASDGTLSTSDLLFVGLLIAIVLLIGALSFLPALALGPIADFFTNIK; encoded by the coding sequence ATGAGCTTTATTTTAATTCAGGATATTATCTTTCTGATCGTGCTGGTGGCACTGTCAATTCCCCTTGGTAATTATATTTATCGGGTAATGAGTGGTCAAACGGTGTTTTTATCCCGTGTGATCAATCCGATTGAGAATGGTTTGTATAAATTAATGGGAATTGTAAGTGAAGATGAGATGAGTCCGAAAAAATATGCAGTAGCTGTTCTTATTTTCAGCAGCATCGGATTCATCTTCGTTTTTGCCATTCAAATGCTTCAAAATATCTTACCGCTCAACCCAGAGAATTTTCAACCGCTGAGCTGGGATCTGGCTTTTAATACGGCAGCCAGTTTTGTTTCAAATACCAATTGGCAAGCCTATTCTGGAGAGCTAAGCTTATCCTATTTCACTCAGGCGGTGGGCTTAGGGGTTCAGAATTTTTTATCGGCCGCAACTGGGATTGCCGTTGTCTTTGCCTTAACCAGAGGGTTTACGGCTACTAAAAAGACAACAATTGGAAGTTTTTGGAAAGATTTGATTAGAATGACACTCTATGTGTTGATTCCCTTATCACTATTTCTGGCGCTAATACTTGTTTCGCAAGGAGTCGTTCAATCATTGGGGCCTTACCGAGAAATTAGCACCCTTCAAGATGGTTTGGTCCAGACGGTGCCGTTAGGACAAGCCGCCAGCCAAATTGCCATTAAACAGCTGGGTACCAATGGCGGGGGTTTTTTTGGATTGAACTCAGCATTTCCACTTGAAAATCCTACCGCACTATCCAATTTATTACAGCTTCTATCAATTTTATTGATTCCGGCATCCCTTTGTATTTCTTTTGGAAAAGCTGTTAAAGACAGTAAACAGGGCCGGGCTATTTATGCCGCCATGCTGATTCTATTTGTGATATCATTAACTATTTTAACCTATAGCGAGCACTATCTTGCCCCTGCTTTTCAAGGCGTAATGGCATCTGGTAATATGGAAGGCAAAGAAATTATTCATGGTATTGGCACCTCCGCGTTATGGGGCACTGCTACTACAGCGGCGTCGAATGGCTCGGTGAATGCCATGCTTGACAGTTTTACGCCATTGGGGGGATTGATTCTGATGTTCCTGATGCAGCTTGGGGAAGTTGTTTTTGGAGGCGTGGGCAGCGGATTGTATGGGATGGTTGCTTTTGTGATCCTGACAGTGTTTATTGCCGGGCTGATGGTCGGTCGAACCCCAGAATATTTAGGGAAAAAAATTGAACCCTTTGATATGAAAATGGTCTGTCTGATTGTGCTGGTACCACCACTTGTGACTCTATTTGGGACGGCAGCTGCAGTTATGATGCCCCAGGCAGGGACGTGGTTGACGAATATGGGTGCCCATGGCTTTTCAGAAATACTCTATGCCTTTACTTCAATGGGAAATAACAACGGCAGTGCCTTTGGTGGGTTTTTGGCCAATACGTTATTTACGAATGTGATTGGTGGAATCATGATGTTATTTGTGCGTTTTATACCGTTAGTGGCGGTCATCTTTCTGGCCGGGAATTTATCCAATAAAAAGACCGTTGCGGCAAGTGATGGAACGCTCTCAACAAGTGATCTGCTATTTGTAGGGTTGCTGATCGCCATTGTCTTATTAATCGGAGCACTCAGCTTTTTGCCGGCACTGGCATTGGGGCCGATTGCCGATTTTTTTACTAACATCAAGTGA